One Formosa agariphila KMM 3901 genomic window, TTAAAAAGTACGACCGTGTGTTAACCCTGCATCCGTATTACCAAAATAGTCGCATTTTCTACAACGAAAATTTAAAAAGCCACAACGATACTCAAGTAGGTATTGCGCAATTACTAGGTATAGAACCCAACTATAAAACGCACGACGATTTTCCAGATACACACCAACAAGGAATCGCATTTTTAGAACCTTACAACCAACCTAATACAGGGCTTAATTACCACCAAGGCAAAATGCGCCCTAAAAACGAACGGATATGATTTATATTACTCAAGACGATTTAAAAACCGAGAGTTTCGAGCGGTTTATTACCGAAAGCACAAGCGACTTTCCTACGGTAATAGACAAAGCCGAAGAGAAAAGCATTGGCATTGCCAAAACTCTTTTAAAAGGGCGTTATGATGTGGTTCTTATTTTCGATGAAACAACTCCTGTACGTGATGAATTTTTAGTTGAAATTATTACAAAACTTACCACTTGTAAAATATTTGGACGTAATGCAGCTAGAAAACTACCTACCGACCTAAAAGACGATTACGATTGGGCAATGAAACAACTCGAGAAAATAAACGCAGGACGTTTGGTGTTAGATCTTCCATTAATAACCTCCAGTTCTGGGGCTCCAACCAGCGACACCATTTGGGGCAATAACACCAACAAAAACTTTTACATCTAATGAAAATACCACCTTTTTTATACAACCCCATTGCTAAGTATGTATTACGTAATACAGACGAACGTGTGTTACGTGTTGTAGCCGAAACAAAATCGGGTAACAAACGTATATCAGATCTAACAACAAAAGAATCTATTAGTATGCAGGCTCAAACCCTCGAACAATGGAAAATGGCATTGTTGTTAGCTAGTGATCCTGAAGAACCAAGTCGTGCAGAATTAGACAAACTGTATAAAAATTTACGTTTAGACAATCATTTGGTGTCTCAGTTTGAAAATCGTACAGAACCAGTACAAGGCTCAGATTTTAAATTTGTAGATGCAAACGGTAAAGAAAACGAAGATGCTAAATCCCTATTTGAGGCGCAATGGTTTATCGAGTTTGTTGGTATTTGTATGAGTTCTAAATGGGAAGGCACTAAAGTAATAGAACTTTACGATCTGGACGACAATATGTTTTTAAAAGACGTGGTAGAAATACCATTAAGTCACATTGTACCTAGTAAAGGTTTAATTTTAAAAGAGGCAGGAGGCACAGAAGGTTGGAACTATAAAGAAGGTGTTTATGCAGATATGTATATTCAAGTAGGCAAAGATAATTTCTTAGGGATGTTAGCCCAACTAGCTCCAATTGTGCTTGCTAAAAAACTGGGGGTTGGGAGTTGGTTAGATTATATAGAAAAATATGGTGTGCCTTCCATTTTCGCGATTACCGATCGTGAAGACCAGGAACGTTTAGACCAATTGTATGAAGCTTTATTAAATTTCAAGTCCAACAACTTTATGGTTGGGCGAGGACAAGAGAAATTCGAGATTGGTAAAGACACAGGAACAGACGCCTATAATACTTTCGATAGACTTATTGAGCGTGCAAATAGTGAAATGAGCAAACGTATTGTTGGTGCTACAGGTACGAGCGACGAAAAGAGTCACGTAGGAGCAGCACAAGTACATGCCGATATTTTAGGCACCAAGCATAAGCTAGACAAGTTCTTTATAAAAGTTATAATTAACAATCAACTTATACCAAGACTGGTTAAGTTATCGCCTGCTTATGCATCTTTAGCTCATTTAAAATTTGAATGGGACGACACCGAAAGTTTAACCTTAAAAGAACTTTTACAAGCCATTAAAGATTTAAGTAGTTTTTACGAATTCGATATTAAAGAACTAGAAAACCGTACAGGGCTACCAATTACTGGCATTAAACAAACTTCAACTGAACCTCCTACAGTTCCAGTTCCAGACCCAGAGCCAGAGCCAGAACCAACGACTAAAAAAAAAAGCCTAAAGTAAATGCTATAGCACAAATAGAGGCGTATTATGCAGCACCTAAATGTAGTCATGTATTACCCGATCCAGTAGCAGTAAATTTAAATCCGTGGAATAAGGTAATAAACAGAATTGCAAAAGAGCTACATACAGGTAAACTTAAACCGTCGGATTTAGACCAGGAACTTGTACAAAAAACATACGACACTCTAAATGGTGGTGTCGCTGAAGGTTATGGTGCACGTTACCACCAATACAGCGAGCAAAACAGTGCTACAGTACAACGTTTACAACAAAATCTTTACCAGTTTTCTGCGGCTAAAACCTACCAGCAATTAGCAGAATACAATAGCTTTTTAACCGATGAAAACGGCAAAGAACGATCGTTTAACGATTTTAAAAAACTGGTATTAGACAAACACCCGAAGTACAATAAAAACTACCTGCAGGCAGAATACCAAACGGCAAAAGCGTCTGGACAAATGGCGGCTAAATGGCAGGGGTTTCAGCGTAACAAAACACGATATCCGTATTTAAAATATAAAACTGTTGGAGACGAACACGTACGCGACGACCATGCAGGTTTAGACGGTTTTATTGCTCATATAGATGATCCTATTTGGGATAGAATATACCCACCAAACGATTGGAGATGCCGTTGTTATGTAGTGCAAACTAACCAAGCTCCAGAAGACGATGCCGTACCAGACTTAAAGTTTATGAAACCTGCCTTTAGTGTAAATGTTGGTAAAACAGGCGTGGTGTTTAACGATCAAGCACACCCGTATTTTATAATCCCGAAAAAAGACGAAAAACGCATGCAAGTCGCTTTTGAAAGTATGAAGTTGCGTTTGGCCTATGGTAAAGCAAAATACACTTCGCCAACGGGCAGCAAAATATTTGTACACCCGTTTGCAGATCCAGTAGACTTGTACGACAATTACTCGAATGCGGTTTTAATTTCAAATACGCTTAAACTCAATGTAAAATTAAGACCTCATATTGATGGTGCCGTGTTACTGAATACGAAAAATCCCGAGTATCTAATTAATAATAAAACTGGTGAGCGCAAAGCTCCAGAAGGACTAAACTTTAGAAACGTGTTACGTAAAGCGGTTAAACAAGGTAGCGAGGTTGTTGTTATTGATTTAGTTGATAATCCAAACCCTTATAAAAATGTGAAAGCCGTATTAACACAGCAATTAAGCAGACAAGATAGATTTCCATCAATCAAGGAAATTATTTTAATATCTAAAGACCGTAAAACAATAGAAAGCATTAAACGAAGTGCCGTAAAATAACAAAAGCAACCCGAAGGCTGCTTTGGTGTGAATGCACATTCTTGATGTTACTCGCGAACTTCGTCACATTACAAAGATACAAAAAAATGAATACCATAAACCAAATGCCCGATTTTATGGCTATGGCCGAACAACTAAAGCTCGACCTCCAGAGTGATGCCGAAATTATGGGTACAGATTTTATTCATAACAATTTTTATAAAGAAGGATGGCACGGATCAAGTTTTGAAGCTTGGGAGCAAAAAAAACAAAGTAACAGTTATCAATTACTTCGTGTAACAAACTATTTATTTAACTCTATCCAAGTAGCCTCTAGTACTACTGAGCGTGTAATATGGGAAGCCGATGCACCATATGCACAAATACACAATGAAGGTGGGGTTTTAAATATACCAATAACAGAACGCTCAAGAAAATTCTTTTGGTTTATGTTTAAAGCAACTGGAGAGGAAAAATGGAAATGGATGGCACTAACAAAAAATGAACGTTTTACTGTAAAAATAGATAAACGACAATTTATGGGAGACTCCGAGATCTTTACTTCAGATTGGGAAGCCCATGCAATAAACGAAATTATAACACGATTTAAACACCTTTAAAATACCATTAAAATGCAAGACTGGAAATCACTTTATAAAGAACACGCAACCTTATTAACAGATAAAGCAACTGCGGTTCGGTGGATAGATTTATGGCATAACCAAGTCAATTTTTTAACCACGGAACATCCATTCCCAACACCTGCAGTATTTTTAAGTTATAGAACATTAAGCACTGTAGACGTTAGTAATAAGGTGCAAAATGTACGTGTACAAGTAGATGTGTACTTGTATTACGAAACATTTGCAGACACATATAGAGATTCATTTAACCAGGATAGTGCGTTAAATTTTATAGACCTTATGGATACGATAAACGCAGCCTTTCATGGTTCTGAAGGCGAAAACTACAGCAGCATGCGTAGATTAGGTTTTGCTCCTGTAGATACAGGTAATGCAGGCAATTTATACAGAATAAGTTATGAGTGCACTTTAATGGATTATTCTGCTGTGAAAGCTTACGACGATCACGAAATTAAAGATTTGGCAATTGAGCAAAACGATACACCTTACGATGTATCTTAACACAAAAAAACCTCACTAAAATTAGTGAGGTTTTTTACAACGTTCAAAATTGTATGGTGTTCTTAACACTTTAGAGTGCTAATATAGTCTTTTTTATCAAACTTCTGAATGACTGCCTTTTGTTAGGTATTCTAATTTAGCAGAGATATAATGTGCTAATTTATAATTTTTGTCGTCTACAGCTCGTTTTAAATCGGCTTCTAAATCGGTAATTGCAATAGGTTCTAAATAAGTATTTGGTCTTAATTTTTCAAGTTCTATTTCTGTTTCATTAAGTTCTACAGTTAAAAAACTATCATCTACGTTAAACTTAAATGGTATAAGTCCTAAATAGAATTGAATATCTATCTCCTCGTTGTCGTAATCTGAAGCAAAAGCTTTTAAAGATGTCCAATGTTGCTTACCATTAAAAGTTTCGATAGTACCTTTCTCTGTACAGAAAAAAGAAAAGGCATGTAAGCCATTATTCGTAATGTCACTACCTAAATCTATAAATTGTTTCATAATTAAACGCGTTGAAAAATAATGTCTTCTATGGTTTTAACTTCTCGAAAAAAAGCACTTGCAAGTTTATGACGAATCCACTCGTCTGAAAACTTTTGCACACCGTATTCTTTTACATTGGTTAGGCGTTCGTGTTCCTTGCGTATGGTGTCGTAAAATTGGTTGGTTGTGTTTTTGGCGGCCATTACACAAATTAAATATAAACCCTCCAATTTACCAAAAGCAGTTTTTATTAGTTGACCGCGTATTTTAAACCAGTCTCATATTTTTGTTTGGATTCCAAAAGCATATTTTTTTGAGACGGATCAAAATTTTCTATAGGCATAAACGAATTGGCTTGAGCAAACAATGCATTAGCTTTTGCTAAAATAGGATCTACTAATGTCTGATCTACTTGATACACTTGATATGCAGCTTCAAAATAATGATCGGCTAATAGATATAAAGCTGAAGCTTTAGCCT contains:
- a CDS encoding phage minor head protein — encoded protein: MAKELHTGKLKPSDLDQELVQKTYDTLNGGVAEGYGARYHQYSEQNSATVQRLQQNLYQFSAAKTYQQLAEYNSFLTDENGKERSFNDFKKLVLDKHPKYNKNYLQAEYQTAKASGQMAAKWQGFQRNKTRYPYLKYKTVGDEHVRDDHAGLDGFIAHIDDPIWDRIYPPNDWRCRCYVVQTNQAPEDDAVPDLKFMKPAFSVNVGKTGVVFNDQAHPYFIIPKKDEKRMQVAFESMKLRLAYGKAKYTSPTGSKIFVHPFADPVDLYDNYSNAVLISNTLKLNVKLRPHIDGAVLLNTKNPEYLINNKTGERKAPEGLNFRNVLRKAVKQGSEVVVIDLVDNPNPYKNVKAVLTQQLSRQDRFPSIKEIILISKDRKTIESIKRSAVK
- a CDS encoding phage virion morphogenesis protein; protein product: MNTINQMPDFMAMAEQLKLDLQSDAEIMGTDFIHNNFYKEGWHGSSFEAWEQKKQSNSYQLLRVTNYLFNSIQVASSTTERVIWEADAPYAQIHNEGGVLNIPITERSRKFFWFMFKATGEEKWKWMALTKNERFTVKIDKRQFMGDSEIFTSDWEAHAINEIITRFKHL
- a CDS encoding phage portal protein family protein; the protein is MKIPPFLYNPIAKYVLRNTDERVLRVVAETKSGNKRISDLTTKESISMQAQTLEQWKMALLLASDPEEPSRAELDKLYKNLRLDNHLVSQFENRTEPVQGSDFKFVDANGKENEDAKSLFEAQWFIEFVGICMSSKWEGTKVIELYDLDDNMFLKDVVEIPLSHIVPSKGLILKEAGGTEGWNYKEGVYADMYIQVGKDNFLGMLAQLAPIVLAKKLGVGSWLDYIEKYGVPSIFAITDREDQERLDQLYEALLNFKSNNFMVGRGQEKFEIGKDTGTDAYNTFDRLIERANSEMSKRIVGATGTSDEKSHVGAAQVHADILGTKHKLDKFFIKVIINNQLIPRLVKLSPAYASLAHLKFEWDDTESLTLKELLQAIKDLSSFYEFDIKELENRTGLPITGIKQTSTEPPTVPVPDPEPEPEPTTKKKSLK
- a CDS encoding phage protein Gp36 family protein; translation: MIYITQDDLKTESFERFITESTSDFPTVIDKAEEKSIGIAKTLLKGRYDVVLIFDETTPVRDEFLVEIITKLTTCKIFGRNAARKLPTDLKDDYDWAMKQLEKINAGRLVLDLPLITSSSGAPTSDTIWGNNTNKNFYI